Below is a window of Chrysemys picta bellii isolate R12L10 unplaced genomic scaffold, ASM1138683v2 scaf5620, whole genome shotgun sequence DNA.
aaaaccagCCAGCCCCAAGATGCCAGCCGGTGTGACCTGGGGGaaactccttcctgaccccaaatatggtgatcggttggaccctgagcacgtgagcaagaaccagccagctgaGCGCCTGACAGCAcgaatgcttggtgccacctctgCACCCTGCCCAATGGCCCACCTCCAGCCGTGGAGTTCTGATGAATAACTCCATCCACACTTGTGGGGTCTCCGAGTGCTTCACAGAGCAATGGACTTCTCTGTGGGTATCTCTACCGCTCCCTGCACCACAGGGGCCGAGCAGATCCCAGCGGGGAACGAATGTAACCTCACAGGGCAGCTTTATTATCCCTCTGCTACAGACTGGGatggtgaggcacagagaggaagtgactggcccagggCCACAAAGTAAAGTTAGTGCCAGCCAGGAATGAGAACCCAGAatcccctgctgcagctctggaacaggttttccttccagagccaggaaaagaaccaaGGACTCCTGATTCCTCATCCCCTGCACTAAACTCTCCTTGTGCACAAGGCGATAGCCTGGCAAGCAGCTCCCCTGAAGCTGCACATTTCTGGTGGCTCAAACTGCTTTCCCCAACAGCCCATCCTGGGAACCTTGTTCCTGAAGGACACAGGCCGGATGGGATCCTCGGCCACCAGGGAGACGCTGCTGAGCAGGATGAAGAGCAGGAT
It encodes the following:
- the LOC135980658 gene encoding voltage-dependent L-type calcium channel subunit alpha-1S-like — encoded protein: MPEASAFFIFSPTNKIRVLCHRIVNATWFTNFILLFILLSSVSLVAEDPIRPVSFRNKVPRMGCWGKQFEPPEMCSFRGAACQAIALCTRRV